A window of the Fusobacterium varium genome harbors these coding sequences:
- the lysS gene encoding lysine--tRNA ligase, with translation MERYFDRVAKESLVMEQWKKVDELKELGVNPFGHKFDKKYMVGDILTHTPEENLIYKTAGRIMAYRGKGKAVFVHIEDRSGRIQVYLRQDALGEQVFEIVKKIGVGDIIGVEGEIFITKTGELTLRASSLELLSKNLRALPEKFHGLTDVETRYRKRYVDLIMNKDVRDTFIKRTQIIRGIREILDNKGFLEVETPLMHPILGGAAARPFITHHNTLDMDLYMRIAPELYLKRLIVGGLERVYELGRNFRNEGMDTRHNPEFTMIEMYQAYADYTDMMDLAEEIITTLAKKVLGTTTVEYNGKTLVLENFKRIHMVDLIKEVTGVDFWNKDMTFEEAKALAKEHHVEIAPHMNTVGHVVNQFFEEKCEETIVQPTFVYGHPVEISPLSKRNEEDSRFTDRFELFIDAREYANAFSELQDPADQRGRFEDQVEEAERGNDEATPVIDDDFVEALEYGLPPTGGMGIGVDRLIMLLTQSESIRDVLLFPQMKPTK, from the coding sequence ATGGAAAGATATTTTGACAGAGTGGCTAAAGAGAGCTTAGTCATGGAACAATGGAAAAAAGTAGACGAGTTAAAAGAATTAGGAGTAAACCCTTTTGGGCATAAGTTCGATAAGAAGTACATGGTAGGGGACATTTTAACTCATACTCCTGAGGAAAACTTAATATATAAAACTGCAGGAAGAATAATGGCATACAGAGGAAAGGGAAAAGCTGTATTCGTTCATATAGAAGATCGTTCAGGAAGAATTCAAGTATATTTAAGACAAGATGCACTTGGAGAACAAGTTTTTGAAATAGTTAAGAAAATTGGAGTAGGAGATATAATTGGTGTAGAAGGAGAAATCTTCATCACTAAAACAGGAGAACTTACTTTAAGAGCAAGTTCATTAGAATTACTTTCTAAAAATTTAAGAGCTCTACCTGAAAAATTCCACGGATTAACAGATGTAGAAACTAGATATAGAAAAAGATATGTAGACTTAATAATGAATAAAGATGTAAGAGATACTTTTATTAAAAGAACTCAAATCATCAGAGGAATAAGAGAAATTCTTGATAATAAAGGATTCTTAGAAGTTGAAACTCCATTAATGCACCCAATTCTTGGAGGAGCAGCAGCTAGACCATTTATCACTCACCATAATACACTAGATATGGATCTATATATGAGAATAGCTCCAGAACTATACTTAAAGAGACTTATAGTTGGAGGACTTGAAAGAGTTTACGAACTAGGAAGAAACTTCAGAAATGAAGGAATGGATACAAGACACAACCCAGAATTTACAATGATCGAAATGTACCAAGCTTATGCTGATTATACAGATATGATGGACTTAGCTGAAGAAATTATAACAACTCTAGCTAAAAAAGTTTTAGGAACTACAACTGTTGAATACAATGGAAAAACTCTAGTTCTTGAAAACTTCAAAAGAATACACATGGTAGATTTAATAAAAGAAGTTACAGGTGTTGACTTCTGGAATAAAGATATGACTTTTGAAGAAGCTAAAGCTTTAGCAAAAGAACATCATGTAGAAATAGCTCCACATATGAATACAGTAGGACATGTAGTAAACCAATTCTTTGAAGAAAAATGTGAAGAAACAATAGTTCAACCTACATTTGTATATGGACACCCAGTAGAAATTTCTCCACTTTCTAAGAGAAATGAAGAAGATTCAAGATTTACAGATAGATTTGAACTATTTATAGATGCTAGAGAATATGCAAATGCTTTCTCAGAATTACAAGATCCAGCAGATCAAAGAGGAAGATTTGAAGATCAAGTTGAAGAAGCTGAAAGAGGAAACGATGAAGCAACTCCAGTAATCGACGATGACTTCGTAGAAGCTCTAGAATATGGATTACCACCTACAGGAGGAATGGGAATTGGAGTAGACAGATTAATCATGTTATTAACTCAATCTGAGTCTATTAGAGACGTATTACTATTCCCACAAATGAAACCAACTAAATAG
- a CDS encoding tetratricopeptide repeat protein, which produces MKIIGFLLILLTMYSCTGLPQNTDIDNIWSSMSGESTPLEQESIVLTTTDAPGLLQVISQNLRTGKTKSYSERYNGSNFEVYVGDYLIVPLKAEDDFKLLNYPKNISYELGIKGTNLVFRSIYQGDFEVELRSLGDITRRITISNKLKYRFTEQNNYDIILKNYAMSNLKLLQDSVALHRIAFPDSFRDKEISFMLIEVASKAGNNRVVKEELNFLKKFGNLDEHDKLSIIDALSLSGEKNIKLDSMMLEFNEENSILNETLKNIITTKNIATKDEIEFLEKYFKTTPSKELAEFIGNWYLKNGDINKGNQYLNGTIEGVSPEILGGIFGIFAPTDGTMENAMENIENQNYTQFKNFLSNGESSYNNGNYVEALVHFQRASEINKDYEESNQLYYYIGQSSIQVENYKKAVENFKKALSLEKSNDKKAEIYYNMAIAYANLGNKEEARNYFTYVRQNYPNTSWSTKSSIYLLKLK; this is translated from the coding sequence ATGAAAATAATAGGATTTTTATTAATTTTGCTAACTATGTATAGTTGTACTGGACTTCCTCAAAATACAGATATAGACAATATTTGGAGTAGTATGAGTGGGGAGAGTACTCCTTTAGAGCAAGAAAGTATAGTATTAACTACAACAGATGCACCAGGATTATTACAAGTTATTTCTCAAAATTTAAGAACAGGAAAAACAAAAAGTTATTCAGAAAGATACAACGGAAGTAATTTTGAAGTATATGTAGGAGATTATCTAATAGTTCCTTTAAAAGCTGAAGATGACTTTAAACTTTTAAATTATCCTAAAAATATCTCTTATGAGTTGGGAATAAAAGGAACAAATCTTGTATTTAGAAGCATATACCAAGGGGATTTTGAAGTAGAATTAAGATCTTTAGGGGATATAACTAGAAGAATTACAATATCAAATAAATTAAAATATAGATTTACGGAACAAAATAATTATGATATAATTCTAAAAAATTATGCTATGAGTAATTTAAAATTATTACAAGATAGTGTTGCTTTACATAGAATAGCATTTCCAGATAGTTTTAGAGATAAAGAGATATCTTTTATGTTGATTGAAGTAGCAAGTAAGGCTGGAAATAATAGAGTTGTTAAAGAGGAGCTTAATTTTTTAAAGAAATTTGGAAACCTTGATGAACATGATAAATTAAGCATAATAGATGCGCTTTCACTTTCAGGAGAAAAAAATATAAAATTAGATTCTATGATGCTAGAATTTAATGAAGAAAATAGTATTTTAAATGAAACTTTAAAAAATATAATTACTACAAAAAATATAGCTACTAAAGATGAAATTGAGTTTTTAGAGAAATATTTTAAAACTACTCCTAGTAAAGAGTTGGCTGAATTTATTGGAAATTGGTATCTAAAAAATGGAGATATTAACAAAGGAAATCAATATCTTAACGGAACAATAGAGGGTGTTTCTCCAGAGATATTAGGAGGAATTTTTGGAATATTTGCTCCTACTGATGGAACTATGGAAAATGCTATGGAAAACATAGAAAATCAAAATTACACACAATTTAAAAACTTCCTATCAAATGGAGAGAGTAGTTATAACAATGGAAATTATGTAGAAGCACTTGTACATTTTCAAAGAGCTAGTGAAATTAACAAGGATTATGAAGAAAGTAATCAATTATACTATTATATAGGTCAAAGTAGTATACAAGTTGAAAATTATAAAAAGGCAGTGGAAAATTTTAAGAAAGCACTATCTTTAGAAAAAAGCAATGACAAAAAGGCAGAAATATATTATAATATGGCAATAGCCTATGCAAATCTTGGAAACAAAGAAGAAGCAAGAAATTATTTTACTTATGTAAGACAAAATTATCCTAATACTTCTTGGAGTACAAAAAGTAGTATATATTTGCTTAAATTAAAATAA
- the rlmH gene encoding 23S rRNA (pseudouridine(1915)-N(3))-methyltransferase RlmH — protein sequence MNISIVCVGKVKEKYIIDGINEFLKRMQSFAKMRIIELKEDGNDNNRNISIEKEGEEILKTLEKIGGYNILLDIQGKNYSSEEMAEEIERLTVNGVSSINFIIGGSYGVSESVRRASQMKLSFSKMTFPHQLMRLILTEQIYRWFSILKNTKYHK from the coding sequence TTGAACATATCTATTGTATGTGTAGGAAAGGTAAAAGAGAAATATATTATAGATGGAATAAATGAGTTCTTGAAAAGAATGCAATCTTTTGCTAAAATGAGAATTATAGAACTTAAAGAAGATGGAAATGACAATAATAGAAATATATCTATTGAGAAAGAGGGAGAGGAAATTTTAAAAACTCTTGAAAAAATAGGTGGATATAATATATTGTTAGATATACAAGGAAAAAATTATTCATCAGAGGAGATGGCTGAGGAGATAGAAAGATTAACTGTTAATGGTGTAAGTAGTATTAATTTTATCATTGGAGGTTCATATGGGGTCTCTGAAAGTGTAAGAAGAGCTTCACAAATGAAACTTAGTTTTTCAAAGATGACATTTCCACACCAATTGATGAGACTTATTTTAACAGAACAGATTTACAGATGGTTTAGCATATTAAAAAATACAAAATATCATAAATAA